Genomic DNA from Sardina pilchardus chromosome 4, fSarPil1.1, whole genome shotgun sequence:
CTTAGCATCCTAAAACTAAGTTCTCTTTAACAAACAGCAACTGTTGTCTGCTGTTTTTGTTCACCATTTATTATCCACCTCATCCATGCCATGTCAGTCAAATCAAATGACATTATACAGGTACCTGTTGATGACCTTTTGAATACCATATCAGGTATTAGTTCATTGCTTTTGTCATTAGAACAACTTGCCACATGTAATCTGTTATAATTTTCCTATTTTTATCGTACTTCATTTTTGGAAAGAACTGCAGTGAGACAGTCTGCATCTTTTTAATGGCAGGGCCTAAAAATGTCCAAGTATAAAATAATTGAATACAATCTGAAtctcccacatacagtatgagtgcAGCCTTGTTCATTTTTAGAAGAAAATGCATGCAGATAGTGTTACAGCAAAGCATGTTGACTATCTCATTCATAACAGTGACACAGAAACTTATAATTCTGAAGGCACTGACATGTTGATAGGCATTGTTTAGAGACATAAACTTGGCATTTTGAGTgacttgtgtgttttttgcaCTATAGGTCCAGGAACACTTGGCCTGGCATAGCCatacgtaagcttccgctcaattttcatttcacttcaccattacctctgtacgatattagtagcctacgagggtttggtatgaccaccAGGCTAAGGAAcactaggcctacacaaataGTTTTGATATGCACTTACAATGTTCTTGTGCAAACGTAATGAGAATTCAAGAAATGCATCAAAGTGACtgtgactgagaaaaactgcatgtaaaacctttgtttacaagaaaggTAAACACATGTGGCCTAGTTTACAATGCAGCAAATGCATAAAATAGTATTCCTGCTTTAAAGTTCAGTACACGCAAACTAGGCTGGACTTTATTTGTCCCTCAATGCTCACCATAGATGGGTTGTTGCCGAGGTGACGCAGAGACGCGGATTAAGCTTGCATTGTAGCTAACGCTAACGTTACGTTCGCTAATCCAACAAACCATTTCTATTTGTTAACTAAACAAATATTCCGATCGACTGATTATGGCGTCTGTCTTAGATGTGCTATGGGAAGACCGAGATGTCAGATTCGATATCACTGCTCAGTGAGTTCTTGATTCTAGCTGTCAACCAAGTCGCTTTAATCAAACTATGCTAAATTATTGTTACCATAAAACTCCAGCTAATATTCTAAAGGAGTAATGCGATAGAAAGCATTAGATGTTCGTCCAACACATTTCTAACACATGTTAGGTACCTCATAGATGCAACTGAGAAGCAATAACAGACTGATTCTGAAATATTTTACAGACAAATGAAAACGAGACCCGGAGAAGTTCTTATTGACTGCTTGGATTCGATTGAGGACACGAAGGGAAACAACGGTGACAGAGGTAACGTTGAACACAGATGCAGTTCACAATACGTGCAACCTGGTGTTAGTTTACGTGCCAACAGCTTACTTCGTTAACTTCTCCGTCATACGCTGTAGCTAAAGTGATGCCATGTTGCTGCTCTCTGCAGCTTGTTGGCTATTAGACCAGTAAACAATGTCGATTCACCCAGCATAACATTACACCTGTTTCTGAATTGGTGAGTTGCACATTAATCATCTGCAACTAACTAGTAAGACTGAACGTGCCTTTGtaaacatgaacataaacatGCACTGGTGTTCTTGATTCTAGACATCACTGCCAGATACAGTacttgcagcagcagcattgtaggctactataaGTGCTTGTCGAGTGACAGGATTATCATTACAATATCAATTTCGCAGGGAGACTTTTGGTGACCAACCTAAGAATCATCTGGCATTCACTAGCTCTGCCAAGAGTCAACCTTTGTAAGTAAAATACACTCCAGCTCGACTTACATTCAACAGAACATTCTTCATTTTCTGTGATGTAGTGTAGGAGTTACCCATCTCGATGCTATTTTCTATTTCACAGCCGTGGGATACAACACTATCATCAACATCACAACTAGAACAGCCAATTCAGTATGTTTGAATTATCAGTCTAATATTgttcacattttctttcttattATCGTAATTTGGTGTTCTCCCTAActttttccttctccctctctctctctctctcctgctctcataccaaacacacacacacacacacaaacacacactgctgtgcatacacacagaaacttaGAGGACAAACAGAAGCTCTGTATATACTGACCAAGTCCAACAACACCAGATTCGAGTTCATTTTCACCAATGTGGTGCCAGGCAGCCCAAGACTGTTCACATCTGTCATTGCTGTACACAGGTAAGTTCCTTATCTTGTCATTGGCAGCTTTTCACTTCTTTTATGAAAATGTTTCATATAAAAACTAAACAAGGCCCAGAAACATGCAAACAGAATAAATagacaaaaatgttttgttcACATTTAAGTATGGGTATCTCTAAATTGTCAGAAATGACAATATTATTCAGTTAGGCTGTGCACTGTATTTGACGTACTTGACGAACATAATGTAATGAAGTTGATTGATTCTTATTTTTTTAGTACTGGCCACATACAGTGTGAGACCACTGTTACCATAACACTGTTAACCAAGTGCTTGTTAGCGCAGGTGGCTCTGATTACTAATGTAGTTATCTATTTTCCTGCAGGGCCTATGAAACCTCTAAAATGTACCGGGACCTGAAGCTCAGGGGTGCTCTGATTCAGAATAAACAGCTGCGCCTGCTTCCACGAGAGCAGGTTTACGACAAGATCAACGGCGTGTGGAATTTATCCAGTGACCAGGTATGGTGC
This window encodes:
- the bbs5 gene encoding Bardet-Biedl syndrome 5 protein homolog, with amino-acid sequence MASVLDVLWEDRDVRFDITAQQMKTRPGEVLIDCLDSIEDTKGNNGDRGRLLVTNLRIIWHSLALPRVNLSVGYNTIINITTRTANSKLRGQTEALYILTKSNNTRFEFIFTNVVPGSPRLFTSVIAVHRAYETSKMYRDLKLRGALIQNKQLRLLPREQVYDKINGVWNLSSDQGNLGTFFITNVRIVWHANMNESFNVSIPYLQIRSIRIRDSKFGLALVIESSQQTGGYVLGFKIDPMDKLQDAVKEINSLHKVYSANPIFGVDYEMEEKPQPLEELTVDQPPDDVEIEPDEQTDAFTAYFADGNKQQDREPVFSEELGLAIEKLKDGFTLQGLWEVMG